The genomic region TTAACAATTTATGCTTCTATCGGTTTGATTCATAAACTTTGGTTCTTGACAAACGGATGCATCAATAGTTGAGCAGCAGTCGGTCGATCATTCTGATTAACTTGTAAACACTTAAGAATGAAATCCCGGGCCTCTAAAGATAATGTTTCCGGAATAGGAGGGAGTTCACCCCTGCCAATTCTGAACAGTGCTTGCATCTGTTAAACCAAATCATCATTAGCAACAACATAACCTCTAAGAAAAAAATTACGGAAATACCCCTTCCAACCCACCCTTGCGACCTCTACTTAGCACAAGGTAAGAAAAAAAATTAAGGAAATACCCCTTCCAAGTGTGAGTATGGAATTTTTCTTGTTAACATCTCCAACACAGTGCATCCAAGGCTCCATATATCAGCTGAAAGTCCATACCCGTTACTCTTTCGATTAACAACCTGATGGCAATAATAAATTGTCAAGGCAATAATATTACGATTATCCAACATAATCCCTTCTGATAAAATAACACGgggatattaaaaaaaaaaaagagggggAGGGGAACCTCGGGTGCCATCCAATACGGAGTTCCTTTGCAAGATTTGATGTCATTCAATTTGGTTGCCTGTGAtcataatattaaataaattagtAATCAATCAGTTGGACAAATGAGGAAAAAAAAATGTGCCTTAGTTACCTTTGCAAGCCCGAAATCTGCAAGCTTCACAGAACCGCTTGCATCGACCAGTATATTTGCACATTTAATATCCCTAGATGATGAATATGAAACGCTCAAATGAGGATAAAGATCAAAATGGTTAAACAATAAGATTAGGGCAAATTACATTTTACATCCTTTGAGTTTGCGCAAAATTGCAGGCGCTGTAAATGAAATTACACTggatgtcctttatgttacaGTTCTCATCATGCGGTGTCTTTTTGCcttaacccagttaatttttttctgTTAACTCTTAACACACGCCACTGACATGAGAGCATAATAGTCATTTTCACTTAATAACTTGGAAAAAATTTACCCGTGAAacttcaagaggaagatatattTAAGTGAAAATGACCATTAGACCCTCATGTGAGTAGCACATGTTAAGAGTTAACATAAAAACTTAACTGGGTTAGGGCAAAAGGACATCGCATGATGAGAAACTGTAAAACATAAAGGGCATCCAACGTAGTTTTGTTAGTTAAAGGACAGCGCCGGCAATTTTGCTCAAACTTAAAAgacgtaaaatgcaatttacCCATAGAATTATGACGATTGCTAGGTGTAAATTATTGTACTTTAACCGCTTATCGTCAACCACCTTGAGGTGTTTATGTTCAAAGTACAATACTTTATGAAATGCAACAACTTTTACCTATGGACCACATTACGCTCGTGTAAGTAATTCAATCCACCTAAAATCTGCCTGGTGTATGCAGATACTTGGGAATCTCCGAGACAATACTTATGATAGAGATTTGCTAGTGAACCTTTTGTTATGAGCTCGAGGAAAATGTATAGTTTGCCATCACCCTGAAAcaccatttcatttcataaacaaGAAAAGCTAAAGTGTATCATAGAAAAAGATAATGAGCAGCTGGAAACTTGCTTTACTCAAAAGATATGAGTCAAAATGCATACTGTATCAGTCCCAAGATACCGAACTATGTTCTCGTGTTGGAATTGGCTTAATAAAGAAATCTCCTAAAACAGTAAAGAAAAAAACAAGAATACATTATTATGCAAATGAAAACAGTTGGTGCGTACATCTAACTAGAAGGAAAGAAACAGTTAACAAAACACCTGTTCAAGCTGAACGATACACGGGTTTCCTTGGCTTCCTTCATCAAGCAGAGAAACCTCCTTAACAGCAAAGAAAACCCCATTTCTGCAAACAAAAATCTATGTTATATGAAATAAACTATTTTTGGATGAAAAAAAATGATTATTGTGTGTCAATTTTCAAAAGAACTGTTATTGATCTTCTGGGCATGCTGTAGAGCAATTGAAGCATGAAAATAGGTCACTTTATGCAGTATAAAAACAAACGGGTCAACCCAGGTCAACAGTTGACCTGAACTCAGAACACAACCCGCTTAGCTAAAGTGTGTTCATTGTTCGACCCTACCCTAAACTACCTGAACCTGTTTAGACTAAACCAAAAATGTGAATTTTGTGTTTTGTTCATGTCTTGTTACAAATTCACACCCCTGTTCCCACCAGAGCTTCAAAGAAGTTTGACAACAATTACAGAGAAAATACAAAAATTAGTAAAAGAGTATATTAATGCAGTGACATATCGAACTACATACTCGGTATAGCCTTCATAAACGGTTCCATACGACCCCCTTCCGAGAAAATCCCCCTTCTGCCAGTTTGCAAAAGTGCACTTCAAAGGTCCATTCGGCGAAAGAGAATACTCCACTTCAGTTGCCGCATTCGACGACAACTCATCTTCATATTCATCATcctcaacaacaacagcaacttCATCACCAACCACTACATCAGTATCTTCACTCAAACCCCCATCCGCAACAACCGGTAACATAACCGCAGGTGGAGCCAGTAACGGCGGCCGTACACCTTTAATCCCACTTTCACGACCTTTACACATTCCAGCATCCAAACACACACCATTTCTCAATTCCGAACACTCAATTACACACTTAACCTGATCATAATTGTTCTCAATTTCATTTATCTCCGAAACCCTAACTTCTTCTTCTGCTTCAGTTGACCTAAAACGCTCTAACTCATGCTCCACATCATCATTAACCCTAAGTTTACTTACAAAACTCTCTGATAAGTTATAATCATCACCTGAAGGAGATGAAGCTTTGTGAGCTTCCCAATCAGCAGTGGGAATTGCAAAAGCTTCGGGGCCTGAAAGCCCTAGAGAGCGGCAAATGAGGTCAAATTCTCCGTCAACTCCTTCCATTCGAAAACTAGTTTGATCACTGTCAAGTGAACGAGTACGGTGAGAAGATCCATCAGCAGATGAGGAGGAGGCGTCGTAATCGATGTTTTTGGATGCGTTTCTTCGGTCGAGTCTGGGAAGTGAGCGCCTATGCCTGGAAGACATGTTGTTGTGTgggtgtagagagagaaagtagctcAGTTTCTCTCTCTAGTTGCATGTATGTTTGCATGAAGGAAGGGTTTGCAGTGGCGGGTTGAAGTGGGTGATTCAGAAGAGGCAGCGTTCGGGGAAACGTCCTATCTGGTGTTGGTTGACCTGACTATTTTAGAAAGCTGAGGTCAATGATGAGGTCAATGGCAATGTTCATcgagttaggggctgtttgttagCCTCTTAATGATCATTCAGATACtatctcttaatggtttaaaacctctgaatgaataagaggtaacctcatgtctgaatggttaagaggtaacctctgaatgataaatcatcacatgtcacattcttctaccttctcattggtaaaattcttaatggttccattaagaggtagcctcttaatgaccattcagaggctaccaaacagccccttagtgaGAATTATTAACGCCATCCGTAGCCATAAAGCTTTTTGTGGGgtgttatgcgacacgtgtcgtgccacgtcacatatgggctttatggggcgttatccgtagtcataaagtccctacccatcaatacctaattattaattttcgtttttattaattaattataaaaacactAACTAATTTTTGATTGGTCCAAACTTTGAAACCTCCCCCCATACCCGGCGCTATATATATTACGCCTCCCCCATTTTTTTGTCTCATAAAGCCCTTCGTAATGGTGTTTGGGGCTTTATGTGGGTGCATAGCGCCCCACTACACATTGTTTAAGAATCTAGCAagtccatggctttatagcctagtgggtgggataagactttgggaccaatgggtcctgggttcgattcccacaagggggtttttccatatttattgtgtttccttctgaattggtgtatatgcattgcctagtgaagatggatatgattaggtggttctgctggtggcacgatgatactccagtggttcgtCAGTGAtgcaaatttgccgttcaaaaaaaaaattaagaatctAGCAAAAAGAAACCCTTTAAATAAATTCTTGGATCCGTCATAGGTTACCAAATACCAACTAAGGTGGCTCTTGCTAATGAGGCATAACTGATAACTGAGCTCGGTGCCCGCTATATGGGGATGTAGACGAATCATTGGACTATATGATCTCCCTTTGTTATGTTATGACAATAATATGGCAACACTTATCTTCATGGTGTTCTATTCCACCCGTTTTTGCCTTTTCTTTCAAAGATACTGAGAAGATTCATGATCGTATACTTGGGTTGACAATAAAGAAGAGTATGGTTCAACCAGTTATCATGTTGGAtaatttgaaaaagaagaaatgacgTGGTGTTTGATTCAAAGAATCTGGATATTGGGAATATGTTGTTGGGTCAAGAATAGTTCCAAGATCGAGTCCTTAGAATGGGCACATTGGTGtaattttgattttgatatgtAGTTTGTATGGTATAGATAACCTTCTGGGGTAGCCTAGTTAGCCAGCCTCACCCACCCTCTCCCTAGAAGTCCTGGGTTCGAATCTTGGTGTCCGCAACCCACGGCCAAGCTCTTCGCTCTCGGTTGGGTAGTCACCCCCAGGTAGCTATGGGGCTAAGCTAGCTTGTGGAGTGTGATCACTccagcggttgggaggaccgtggaatatccccccccccctttgtaTGGTATAGATTGTATACCTCTGATACATTAATAAAACGTCCGTCTTTCAATAAAAAAGAAAAGGTGTTAGGGGTACTACAATCGAAACTCATCAACCAATCATCATATGACACCTCATCTATCCGATTTGAATATGTCAAATCCACTTGCGGTGGTGCTCCTATGAACCCGTTGGAACCTGGTCCCCTGCATTGTCTTTTGCACAACGTTCAACTCCACCTTATCATTGTGGGTTATGATAGACGTTTGGGCTACCCGTTTGCTAGCGGGTTGGGGCCTATGACGGTGTAGTCGAGCCCCACAGGGGTACTTGACTGATGTCCTGTGTATCCTAAGGATTAAAATCTTGCAACATCTAGTATAGGTGGATCACTGAAGTAGAGTAAGATAAGGAGcttttttttcaaaagaaaaaaaatagttattagtttttaactaattttttttataagaGATAGTCGATATGTGTATGAAGTTAACTTGTTGAAATACTTAATTagatataaatttaaaaaaagggCTCATGTTGGTTAAGTTAGGTGTTAGGTGTTAAGTGTTTTAGTACTGTGTGTCTACGTCAAGAGCTAAGGATCAAATATCAATGGTAAAAATTTAATAGAACTTCAAAGTCTAAAATGGTTTGTACCACGTGATGTATATGACCCAACTAGTTTTTCCATCAAAAGTGAAAATATGTCGATATGTTAGTCAAAGAGTATACATATGATGTGTAAATATTAAATGCAAATGAATCTTAATATGTTTAAGTCAAGAATGATTTTTTATTATCTGGGCTTATTGCTCAGTGGTTATGGAAATGAGGGAAGACTTTTGACCGAAAGGTCTCAagttcgattcctgatccacccgGGTTTTACCGGCTTTGCATTGTCGTGCCCTCGGGCGGGTGCAgggtcgggttttccccggaactggtggcatggtgggctaggggctccgtgcgtgcaggttgggctgccgcgggctacctttcggccaatgggtgccgcgtacggagtacccggcgattcttatgttggacgttcaaaaaaagaatgattttttattattattattattatttaaatttttttCACAACTATTCAAGTATGTTTTTAGTTGAAAAAATATTGTATAATTACACTCTAGCTAGACTGCTAGAGTAATTATATATATAGGTTTTTTTGAATAAAATACATGTTTGACGAGATGGGGAAAAATTCTAATAAAAAATCTCACTTCTCACGTTTTACTCATGTATAACAATAACCAACTTTTCATGACGAAGTGACAACGATTTATGTAAAGACAAATCGAACTATTGTGAGTTGTGACCCAACAAAGAAAACCATTATTATCTGCCTATGGACTATTGTGACCCTGAAGCTTATTTCCATAAAATTATTCTAAAAGATTTTTCAACTATTGATTGTAGATCCCATACTCTATGTGGATAAACATAGTTGACGATGCTAAGGTCAAGAGGTATGTTCGTGATACTAAATTCATGCAATTGTTTTCAGTTGTTCGCTTACTTTTAAATCATGTTATGTATACCACTTGCACCTCGCAACAAAACTCTTCTAAATCAATTTGGATTGGTGGAGTTTATATCAAGAATTGTTTTTGAGTCCTCAGCAGTTGTAACAAACTATCAACACTATGTGTCTCGTAATTGCAATGTCGAAGACTACATCCGGTTTAGATTTTAATGTTGaattatattttttatgttataaatttgaATAAAAtgtttatacttttatttttgtTAGACGTAGATAAGATAATTATTAATTGAATAGAGTTCTTTGTTCATGTCCGTTCATCTATTAGAGACGAACGAAGTGAATGTTCAGTTTGCTTACAACCCTATTTTTCAAGTATCCAAATATAGTCACTCAAGTTTTCTTGTTCCTCAAAttcaataatatatatatatatatatatatatatatatatatatatatatatatatagggtcgggatttggagaaaacggtgaaaagtgtgagaacgattatgaatcgtccgatcaaaacaatccatgtaCTAGATTCTGCGGTGGcgtttcgtaaataacatcaatattattagctgggacgcgcttcattaaggatAAAAAGGTCTTTTTACCCCTCATATTCGAAACACCATCATATGATAAAACGCCAtacaaaaaataaaacgccattaaaaacaaaacgccaaaaattaaaaataaaacgcgatgaatattacaggaagatgaaacaacacaaataactgaattacagttattaacatttattagaagaaattccctcctaaattacgcgccaaaaatatcattatataaacaaacgTAAAAACAAAGCTTcaataatcacttcaatctatccattttctgcaaaaaaaaaaaaaaaaaaaaaaaaacatctttaaccaaaaaacgccaaactaaacaaaacgccaaaaatggcaacaatcgtttcgtggagatacactctgggaaTCAGGCGATACGTCATCCATTTTGACAatagaaggagggtgtatgttaagatGGTCAGGGCAATTCTAAAGATGGAAGAACAGATACAGAGGCAAATCTTATccattggcatcgctctagacaacgaatgccatgaaacgcatatgcttatgaaagcattaaccagaaaatttggaccaatcaaaggagATTTGAAGCtagaccctgtcatgacatcatggcgttttgatgatgaaacagacatggtgatgACTACATACAACAGCGGAGAGCAGCAAGTCTACTGGCTagagaacatcatgacaaagcagcgactgggtttcatggaagaattgcataacgccacctGTACCAACCcagaaatagactcaaaattggagttaatgcaagacatgttcaggtggaggcttcaaaatattcaggaacaagaagctgatgaaggtaaatgtgatgacatggatgaagatcaagatgaagactccgaggaggaagaacatgacacaagtgatggatactattcaggtaaagtaccttctgacgaaggattttaattttttttcctctttttttttctatgtaatctttttttttaagataattaaatgatatattactatctttattagcaaaacgctaaaataatactaaaaatggttaaccataacaaaacgccataattaacaaaaaatattttcctccttactattttatttaatccgttattgtattttgtcatgacGGTCTGCATAAAGgccatttaaaaaaaacgccaaacttagaagatgggacgcctataacctataaaactgataaaagctaattaacacagtaaatacaaaatacagtaactgaaaagacagttactttataactatcatttattacaataaaaagtcccgcctaaactacgcgccaaaaaactcctataagagaggggtctatacacaatgaaattaatcacacctagaaaaacacaaaaatgccatatcctctagaaaccactcccTTTAAAATGCCACAGATgtcaaagctttcactgaaatggATCCTTTTTCTAAGAGTgttaactcaataatattttgctggatgagatggacaaatattcaagaaaaagagactgatgacagtgatatgtcatcatgtgagCTTTCTTCTTGATGATTATAGGCATGGAAGAAAGGGGTCAACTaaagtgtaaaatgctattttggactccattattacaaatagcatcaagcaagagttgatcttcaatgacatgccgccaaacaagaatatcacaccaaaaaacaggatgTCCCTAAGTAGCTTCTTCTGAAAAAGACGGGTTTATGTAGGAACGTTGGCAACTAGCAAAACTAttcaaaaaaggttcaaaacgccaaaacaaattcaagaagatagaggctgatgacagtgaagattcggaagagaaattagattacatttttttattattttagttttcattttatattgttttgatatcaagttatatgttgaTTTGTTAATTAGTTCTCTataaaaaaataacattattataaaaacgccaaaaactacaaacaccaaaaagCTAGAAGTATGAAAACTGGGAGAACAGCTGCTGGCAAAACACCTTGTAAAgggtattaaacgccaaaaaattcactaaacgccaaaaaaaaattggtcttattgtaatcttatgcaaatattagagactcgtagtgaattattatacaaaacgccaTAACGCTAAAAAATTAACCAGAAAActctataacgccaaaaaattatatatgtgacacaaaaacaattaattcaacgccaaaacGTTTAAAAAATACgattaacgccaaaaaaaacttagacgccatataatattataccgcgttgggaaataaaagaagaatgaaaagacaaaaaagcccctccgcccttctctatgacgcgggacacgtgttaggccaggaagcgttctcacacttttgagcgttttctcctgaacccgtttctatatatatatataaacttaataTAACATGCTAGAAAATATCACAATATTTATAAATAACAATTAATATAACATGGTAGAAaatatcaaaatatatataaataggaaaatatttataaattgtGGAAAAGAGAGTTTTTCACTAAGGCTAAATGTGTATCTTTTGATAACTTACAGAAATATTTATATTATGCTTTTGTTACTATAAGTACTTCTTACTATAAGTACTTCTTATTTGTGTTATTCTATGTGAGAGCTTCACAAAGAATTAAACCGCGTCCAAATCAACGAGTTAAGATAAACAAGATATTGATGCTCGAAGTTGGAACTTGAAGATGTGAAAGATGCGAAAAAGAATGTGAAAAAGTAGGAAGTTGTCTCACATAGGAATAAGGTTTAGGCATATGCCCTCCACCTCTTTGGTTCAGTGTGATTCCTCATTGCCACACTGTCATTTCATTGCCAATCATGTAGGCTTGCTATATGGCCTGATCAATCCATTAAGAAGATCTTGTTGAAATTTTAAGCAGATCGATAAAGTTCGAATTAAAATCGAGACGATCGCTTGAAAATGATGAAATGAATATGTATAAGATAATTCAAAATTATCATTGAAATAGGGAATTACAATACGATTCCTCATAGggacttttttttttaaagaaattacAATCCTGGTCCACACAGGGACTTTTAAATTAAATTACAATGCTTGTCCTCACATGGACTTTTGAAAAGAAATACAATGACATGTCCAACATCGACTTTTGGAATTTAAAATAAATTACAATCAAAGATAAAATACAATTCTTCATTCATCCTTCTTTCCTTTGATAATCTTGAAAAGTTTCTTGAAGATCTTGCTCgttcttctctcattcttttcagCCTAACGCTGAATCTGCAACGCTCGCTCCAAGGCTTGACTAATAGCCTCGAGTTGTTGCAATGGTTTTGGTTGTGGCACAACATGATACTGGTACACATAATTGGGATATCCAGTATTTGGATAAGTAGGAGGAAATGGTGATGGATAAAGTGCATTATGAACAACCATTGCCCTGGACGTTTGTGGGTCCTCTGAGATAGTAGGATAAGTTGGAGGCAAATGTGGAAGCGATCCCAACCATTGCCCTGGACGCACCGACACACGTGCACCATGAGGTTTCCTcagttgtggtggtggttgaggTTGCTGCTCCGCAAGCTCTATTGGTTCATCATCCTGTGGAGGTGGCGACGTTTGCGGATGAGGATAGGGAGGTGTGTTAACAAAAGTAAATGATTAAAATATTGGTCCCATTCATCGGAACCCTGATAAGGAGATCCTGCATAAGATGTAGTAACGCTTGACAGTTCAATTGGATGCATGTTGGATCCAGATGGCGACATCTCCAGATCAGAATCATCGTCCTGCTAGTTTTGGCTAACAGGTGGTGTGTTTATAAAATGGTTAGGGTCAAAAGAGTCATGGTGAGAATGTGAACGGGAATGGTGAGAATGGTGTGAGTGATGAGAGTGAGAGGAATGATGTGAGACAGAACGTCTCATTGGCTGCGACGAGTGAGACTCGTTCAAGTACTGCTTTGATGGTTCGAACTATGGGACTGTGATAATATTTGCTTTGATGATCCTCCCCCCATGGGACATTTTCCTTGTCCTATAATTCTTGGCGACATATTACCTGTTAAAtatcaaaaacaataaatatataacttaaaCAAATATAAGCACGGTCGTTCAAACAAAATAACAAGGTTGCAATTTACTGGACGCCCTTAGTCTGGAATGAAATGGAATTATTATCCattagaatgttaacgggtctTATTCAAGTCATGGGACTTGGTCAGGTTACTATAAGATAAAGAAAACGGTACgattcgctagattaagcggtgacCGGATAGAATGTCGTTTGAATCCTCACCAGTATTatgacttgtataatatgggtcaAACAATATTACATTCTGATTATGAATGAATTTGAAGGGAATTGACCCAATTCGACTAACTTATATAGACTAAGCTATACAAGGCAACCGTACACGCATAGACGGCATCGGGTGATCGGATAAGTCAATGTCAAGTTTATTATGCCAAAACATGATTATTAAGttattacatcagtaggtattacgTTTTATATGTtcattatggtttaaaaccattttatgcTCAAAAAGGGCATTTTCGGTATTTTTAAGGCATAATGTATGAACTTGCATAAAACCCGACAACTGATTATGATCAaatggtataacctcagagggttattccaTACATTAATACATTAATATGATCATAATGCAACTTCAAATCAGTAGGTAACTAAACTAAAATGGGTcataatcgaaagtcaaagcagaagtcaaactgcttgactttcggcttCGAACCGAACTATAAACTGGAAATGACAGGTTGAACATGCTTTAACATGTTCTAATATATTATACTAACTGATATAATGTCAAAAATTGGTGTTTAGATGTTTATAagttcattttatacattttccGAAAAACTGCACTTTGACTTTCATtttgtaacaccacgtaaaaacgtgtccaattatgtatagacacgtgtcctaaactctaaatatgtgaaagatcgagtttgagggactaaagttgacaaacagtgaaactgTGTCtacagagggactaaaagtgtcaacgtgccaaacttgtgcctctgaatgaccgTACGTGAAGAATATATCCTTAAACGAGTGAtcaattggatataagaagccgtttgtgaaaataatcggaagattataaaactacaagggttaaacgtgtcaacatg from Helianthus annuus cultivar XRQ/B chromosome 10, HanXRQr2.0-SUNRISE, whole genome shotgun sequence harbors:
- the LOC110884724 gene encoding mitogen-activated protein kinase kinase kinase 1 translates to MSSRHRRSLPRLDRRNASKNIDYDASSSSADGSSHRTRSLDSDQTSFRMEGVDGEFDLICRSLGLSGPEAFAIPTADWEAHKASSPSGDDYNLSESFVSKLRVNDDVEHELERFRSTEAEEEVRVSEINEIENNYDQVKCVIECSELRNGVCLDAGMCKGRESGIKGVRPPLLAPPAVMLPVVADGGLSEDTDVVVGDEVAVVVEDDEYEDELSSNAATEVEYSLSPNGPLKCTFANWQKGDFLGRGSYGTVYEGYTENGVFFAVKEVSLLDEGSQGNPCIVQLEQEISLLSQFQHENIVRYLGTDTGDGKLYIFLELITKGSLANLYHKYCLGDSQVSAYTRQILGGLNYLHERNVVHRDIKCANILVDASGSVKLADFGLAKATKLNDIKSCKGTPYWMAPEVVNRKSNGYGLSADIWSLGCTVLEMLTRKIPYSHLEGMQALFRIGRGELPPIPETLSLEARDFILKCLQVNQNDRPTAAQLLMHPFVKNQSL